The Rosa chinensis cultivar Old Blush chromosome 7, RchiOBHm-V2, whole genome shotgun sequence DNA segment aattaTTTGTCATTCTTGCTCTCATCTAAACTTTGAGAAAATTAACTATATTGTGAAGCAACCTTAATTACGATGCGAACCCGTTACCTCTTCACAAGTTCGCAAGGACCCAAGGtcgcaatatttttttttttttttgattactAAGTTTCGATGATATAAAGAAAAAGAGCCATTCGTATTTCGTAATAGAATTTACACAAAAAATATGACACCACGTACAATCTAATCAATAATGAAATTCACTTTAGCCTAGGACCACCGTGGGTGACCAAGCTCTACAGTTTACACCAGTACAAATTTCCAATTCAAAGCCCATgttctttacatttttttttctcgatcTCGTCCTCCCTCTGTTGCTGTCAGAATTCAAAGCTAGGGCAAGTAGTAGGTTCCaaagtcatcatcatcatcgacTACAAGCCTCATCATCATCGAATGGTCCTATCAGAATGCACGAGTGAGTCAAGCCAAGGTACTTAGACCCGCCGCTGGTGAGGGAATCATAACTGTGTGTTTCATATCCAAATTGGGATATAGGAAAGATCCTCGATCTTGTCACAGAAAGATTCTAAAAGAACCAAAAGGGCCATTCGGGTTTCTGAGCATGCAGTGTCTGAGATATGTGGGGGGCATGTCCTCCCCTCTCCTCCGTCTCTCCTCTCCCACCTGACTAAGCATTATGGGGTCAGCTGGGCAGCTGGGTGCAACCAACAGACCCGAAGGTCTGGTACTTTGGTTTATAGTATGCTGGGTCTGAGCCGCTGAGTCAGAAGACCAACAGTACGGTCATGTTATAGCAGACAGTGATTAGGGTCTCTGCAACTGCGGGGCGAGGACGACCCTCGAAGGGTGACTAATCGGAGAGTCTCTTGGGAACAGAGTAGTCTCCATTGAAGATGGTTAATGCTGGTTGGTGTCTCTTGTCAGCATTTGCTAACTGGTCGATCTGTGCTCGACTGCTGGCCggactgcttttttttttttggactgcTAACTATAATTTGCATGTTATATCTATTTAGGGTGTCTTTAACGATGCACGTACCTTGtttgaaaatatttatttttgttatcaAACTATTAAACTTTAAAAGCCAAAAAATGAATGTTACTGAAAAATAACGATGGATTTATGCGTTGAATTCTACCTTATAAATGTATAATGATGCGTGGTGGTATATCGGCAAAATATAAAAATGATGGAGGGTAGGTTAGGtgttttcttcaccgatgattagCTCAAAACAGAAACTTAACCGGAATATGAAAATAAGTTTTTCAAATTTCATGATGTGCAATGTTAGCTTGATAtatattattgattttttttttcctgaaaattTAATAGTTATCTAGTGTGATATTATTAGTTATGTCAGTTATTTTTCTTGTgtgagaagaaaatgaagattgTGAAATCGAAGGCATTAGTTTTATCCATCATGGCAGAGGCGGAGGGAGGCAGGGGCCCAGTGGGTCCCATGCCCCACTCACATTTTCactaaaaaattatatatatatatatatatatatatatatatatatatatatatatatacagccgTTCTCCATTGCGGACTTCCGCAGTTTTTCGATCcgtacggatttccagttttgaccaacttttcgatcatattttcacatcttaaccgttcatttttaggtcataatgtatagatcacctctgcaaaatttcagaaaaattggtgatcgttaaggcatccaaaactgcaatttacagcAATgtatacgaacggttccggttcgacagattcggttcgttcgtgtaaattgcagttttggatgccttaatgatcaccgaattggctgaaattttgcagaggtgatctatacattaggacctaaaaactgaatggttaagatgtgaaaatgtgatcggtaAGTGGATCAAATATGGAAATTCGTAGGTTTTggcttaggtgcggatatcaagattatatatatatatatatatatatatatatatatactattattaagagaatatgctttgttagccaaaactaaaaaatttgacataaatgaccctgaaatattaaaaaactttgagaattaattaaattacaagggcaattatgacaattacaaattatatttttattaaaaaaaataaacaaaaaaaatcccacAAACTACTTTTGTCTCCCACTAACTTCTCTCTACAATAACTGTTTTAATCCATTATCTTTTTTTctatctgaaaaaaaaattaaaaaaaaacacttgcacATGTAGAGCATGTGTGGAGGAAAACtagttattattaagagaagaggctttgttagccaaaattaaattttttgacagaaatgcccctaaaacattaaaatactttgagaattaattaaatcataagGGCCATTATGACAattgcaaattatatttttatttaaaaaataaacaaaataaattccaCAAattccacttttctctcccactagcCTCTCCAATAACTATTTTCatccattatttttttttcttttttttttctgaaaagaaaaatacatacatgcagagcatgtgtaaAGAAATGCtagtatatacacacacacacacagagtattagtattatattaatattaggtttttaatatataattttatattatttttttcaccTTCAGAGAGTACTTCACGTGCTCTTCTCTGTTTTCATTGTTGGAATTGTTTGAGAAAGAAAATGTGGGCTCCCACAtttgatttatattatatttttcttttcccaaGTTTTTGGACATCAACAATAAAATTGATTATAATTAATGATTCTTATTTCCTCATTACCAATAGATTTTTTAAGTCTAATAGaaaaaggattaaaaaaaatattccatTACATCAataatatgtatgtatgtatgtatgtatgtatgtatgtatgtatatatatatatatatatatatatcgtcaCTTGACGATTCTTAATCAATTCTTTTGTGAAGAGTATTGTTGTAGtcacttttttttattcttaCTACTACTCTATTTTTCATTCAAATATATTAAGAtactttgaaaagaaaattctgGTGCAGAGGAGTCGTCGGGTATAAATACCTCATTAGATTCATctccagcaaaaaaaaaaaaaaaaaacaaagaaaaatgataGTAATTTAGAGAAGCCTTGTCccaaaattaatgaaaaatatcCTTCTGATTATGGAAATCGTCCTCCAATTTCAACTTATCATCCTAATGTTCAAAATGAAGTACGCATATATTATCTTCAAAAAGGTCATTGTCAACCTAAAGCTCACGAGTTTCTaatgattgcttgattgatttcatATATTCAGAAAGACATTTTTACTAGCATAAACAATGAGACTATCATGCAAGGATTTCAAGATATGAAATCTCATCGAGGGCAATTACCATTGTAAtaatattttgtatttttttttgtgcccCAGTGAATCTAAAttcctggctccgccactgcgtCATGATTCATTGTTGAAAGTTTCAAAGTTATCTCTATTTGTCTTTCACAATGTAGCTAGCGCTTCATATGATTTATCTTGTTAACGATGTGAATTTAACATACAGGGTTATTAATAGTTGTCTAATATGAAATGAGAGCCGTTGAGAGTACTTAAGAGCTAAGATAGAGTACTGAAGATGGTCATTTGgtgattatttttttaaaagattttttttgtttgggtaAATAGCTATGTGGTGCTTTGGCAATGTGGGCAAGCCATGATCTGCTTTAACTTTAACCAACTACACACTACTGCTATTGTCCTTGCTTTATTCCTGGGGCTAACTTCTCTTTAAGCAAAGAATGCTTGGAACAGAGGGACAATCAAAACCCAGCTCACATAAATGATATATATAGCAAGCAAAcaaacactctctctctctgtgtctctCCCCAGCTAAAATGGGTTTCTTCCAGGTGTCCTGGTTTAGAGAGTAAAGCTTTTGATTAATAAAGAGGTTCTCCCCCAAGATCTTGTTGAGGAAGAAAAGCATAGTCAAGGTCCACAGCCATTTCTATATGCATCCCTTGGGTTACTAGCCTGGGAAACAAAATTCGAAAATACAAAGCTTTAATTCAcagctttgtttttatttttcactctctCACTGTCTCACTCTCTTTAATCTTTATCTACTCTCTATGTGAGTAAAAAGAGACATCAATTTGCACCCCAATTCCAACTCTCATGTGGCCACAGATATTCCATGTGTTTACTTGCTGTATTTGCTGATGAACTTGTACGGATGCTCCTCAGGATTGATCGATCATAACACCATTGTCCGTACAATTAATCATAACACCATTGTCCTTACAGTTTTCTCTTGTCTTATTGATAAtaattacaatttgatttgacAAATCATAAGAAAAATGATTCGAACTATAGATTATGTGATCCGTACATTTTAACTCCCAAAATAGTTCACTTACTCCGAAacgtaagttttttttttttttttgaaataaagaaCGGGTGCGACTACCTAATTATATAAAGATGTTGTctttagaataaaaaaaaataaaataaaacaccaAAAACCAAGGACATCTTgatcaagaaaaacaaaaacctaaacATTCAAGGTTTGGCCAATTTGAAGTTCAACCTGTTCTTTCCGAAGCCATTTGCGTAGTTGATTCATCAAGGTCCTGATGTTACTCATCAATCGTCACCATTTGGCCTTAGTTTGTTCTATTTGATAAATCTCCTAGGTTAACTTTTGACCATCTCAATTTAGATCGTAGAAGTTAAGTCCATAGATGATTTTATTTTGATATAAGGAAAAGGATGACAGTGTACTTTCATTTCCAATTATCTTTATTTGACCTAAACCTTTGTAAAGTTTGAGCAAACTTCAAGATGTCTTTAACCAAAAACTTGAATTCTACAAAGAGGTTGAGAAATAGCATTAAGACTTGATCACAAGTTCACAACTATTTAACGAGTACGACATCAACTTTGGAATTGCTAAGGGTTGATTAGGTTTTGACATAAATCTTGGAGTTTCGGTTTAGGGTACTTTATGCTTTGGAGTCTTGTGCGAATGAGTACCGGATTTAACTTATTATTTAAAAGACTTGGATCGATCTAATATACTCTCTTTTCCTGTCATTTTTATGTGGAAGGTTCTTTAATTCCTAATGTAATTAGGATGTTGAAGTAGGGTTATCATACCGTTGAAGAAACCCTTTCAAACCTTCTAAATCCCTCTCTTAGAAACTGAAGAAAAGAATACGCCACACAAAAGAATAATAACAAagtgaaaagaagaaaggaaaaaactaaaaaagtaTATGAAACATGAGATCAGGTATGGTATGGTGGTCGATTAGACCACTTTTAACGTTAGGAATGTTCTGTGTTCAAGTTAACAATTTTGTACTTGGAAAAGTGATTATAAAGCCATTCAGCGATCTTCCCCAAAGTAGATATCCATCTCATTCCATATAATCTAAGTTGATCTTTCCCTACTTCCAATGTTGGTTGCTTTGATTTCTTATACGTGtcttttgaatttgtgtttcaTACACAATCATTACTTTCCCGATGGATGCTGAAGGAAGAGACCAAATGGAATGTGTTCGAGCATGATTGGTATAATGTTTTGTTAGACCATTTGATATGCTATAGCATCATAAACTCAAATTATCAAACATATAACATACTTGGACGAAATGATTGTCCCCATCGTTCTGCTCCAATCAAATTTAGTAATATGACCGATATGCTTATTGATCGATCATTCACCCATAAGTCAAATCCGATAATTTGAATACCGCGACTTCATTattaatttacaaaaaaaattagatttggATTTAAGTCAACCTCATTCATATGCGATCCATAAACATGTGAATGCAAATTTGTGCTTGGACCTGCACCGAAATGAACATTACTTtgctatttatttatttttcatgatAAAGTTATTATTCTTTATCACCAGTTGTATACAATTATGTGTTTCTCTCTCTTATCACATACTTGATTACGTGACGAATTCTATGTTACTTTACCATGTGTTGTCGAATGGTCAGGACTCAGGAGTAGCTACTAACATTTGTCAATACCAAAAAGAAGAGAGACAATATCTTGCTAAGAAAAATGATCCCATCAAAATgttggaagaaaaaagaaggtttTCTAAATACTATAGTTTAGCAATCCTAGTTCTTCCTCGATCCACCCCTAAGAGATCTCCAAAATACAGGCCAATTCTTCTGAGCCTCATTCCAACCCAAGAGCGACCCTTCCCTCATAGGGTCCCAACTAGAGGACACAATCCCATAGCTCACTCCCGCAAGAGCTGTCCCAAAGAACACAAATGACACAATGAAGGGCACCCATGTGGGCACATCAATTTTGAGACCAACTTTCAAGTAGTAGAAGAATGGGAAAAACAATAGTCCCATAAACAGTGGAAGCCCAACTGTGAATCCCATCCTGGTTATCATCCTGTTGGTCACTATCTCTGGTATTATGCCTTCTTCTGCTTCGTCCTCTTCGTCTTCCTCATCTTCATTGCCACTGTCATTGTTTTGTTCCGTCTTCTTCTTGGTGGTGGTCTTCTTGCTTTCCTTTGGTGGCCGACCGAAGCCTCTTGGATTCTTCAAGGTCGCATTTAATTGTGTGGAGCATGATGAAAAGTAGTTCTgatttttgctttgatttgGTCTGGAAATGGGGTAGTTGGGTTTTGTGGACAGCGTCCAAGGCTTAAGGCCAATCTGCAAATAACAGTAAAATCAAGAGCTGAACTACAATTTCTTTGATATATTTACTATCACTTCACTACCATGCATAGTTATACATAAGTCCTAAGTTACAGCGCAATTTCCATTCTGATTTTTTATAGTTCATAACCTCATACTACCATTATCACATTAGACAAAGGACCAACAAAAGAACCTTAAACACTATAGTCCCAAGTCCCAACAGTACAAATTTGAACCAAAACTCCAAACTCTGCACAATCTGTGCATATTCTTCTCCATTAGCCTGGTGAATTCAATGGCATAAAGTCTATATATTAAGAGCGTGAGGGAGAGGGGTTTGGTGATACGTACCTTGGATGATAATGATGGGTGTTGCGAAGTGATTGGAGAGGGCTTGGAAGACCATGAACCTGAAATTGCAGCTGCCATTGGCTTTGGCTACTAGGGCTCTTTCTTGAGTGAACCAGATGAAAGCGGTGGAAGCGTTGTTGCTTCAGAAAGAAAGAGGAGGTGGGCGAGCATTAACCATGAAAGTGGGGGGCCGGGGGAGATGCAGAGATGGATAAGGTTGGAGATATTGCATTTGGGCGGGCCATGCATGATGACGGGAATACCGTCCGATTTTCacgcttaaaaaaaaaaaaaaacttattgttACCGCATGGTTGCAAATATAATAAGCGAAATTGACCAACTAATTAACTGCTGACCAGATAATTGAAATCCAGACTTTCgggtttatttttttggttttttgttcttttgttttttatgttttctGAGATGAATGTGAGATTTTATTCACATGAGTTACAAGCACAAAGGATATAACTCATATAAATACGGTAGTGTCAACAATGACACGCAATAAATTAATGTGAAAGTCAGGGAACAAGAGCACAATTCGATTGGCTGCATGCATCCTGCATATAATTTGCAATCTAACTCTTTTAGTTTCAGAATTTCAACAATTCAGTATAATGTAAATTTTTTGCAATCATCACTAAAAATGTTAGTAATAATGTGGTTACAATTGATACCCGGGTTTGTATATGAGGCTAAAGAAATACTTCTGCATTGGGGATGGGAGTATGAAATGATTCATGCTTTTACAACATCTTGTATAGAGAGCAACATGTAGAAGCAACCATTTGTCCGACATATGGTGAATCATAGTGGAACTAGGTAGGGATAAAGTTGAGAAGGAAGGTGTCACGCCCCAAATTTTAAACACAAATATTAATACAATTACATCAATACAAAGCACCGGGCTTGATGGTTCGGACACCAATACTAAATAGCTGTGAAAATTTTCCTTTAAACAAGGTAACCAAACGATGTCCTGAACACACAATGTATATACTCGTTCTTtaaagtcatatattacattaatcaaagtttataaattaaactgaaacatcaattcattaagtAACTGCACACACTACTCTCATTACACAACGGAAGACTAACAAGCGTGTATTACAATTAGGTAGTAAACCAACCACTAGAACAGCAAGGAAAATCTATGGCTCCAACCACGCTCACCTTAACCTATAGGataaacccctacaccatgcaATAGTGCATCAGGTTGCAACCACAAACcaggtaagcttttgcaagcttgtatgagtaaactcaaaaaccAGCAATAGAAACACATGCTTAAGTCCTCTCAACCTAACAGTCAATAAACATATATCACAGCATCAACTATCAATTgcatgcatcagcaaaacccactCGTGACAATATATGCTCAAACATCAAATCAGCATTCAATTTCACGATAAAACAAAACCACttcaagtaatgtttgaaaTCATTTTCAGGCTCGAAAGCGAATTACAATATTACACAATCCGCGATAAATCCACTCAAATCAATCACAATAAATCTACTTAAATCAATTtgaagaaacaactcacacaaatcacaatAAATCTACTCAAATCACATTGAGGAAAGAACTCACgcattgttttcttttccaaaactcAACAtccttttctaaaaaaaaaaaaacacgtgtCACACCGTAACAAATCATATCATTTTATCACACAACGAAATGAATATGAAACCTAAAGTCCCCCATAGACAATAAATGAaggactaaatattgtttagtccttgagcttttgaccataaaacacttcagtccctgaccttctaatttcacatgtttagtccttgtacttcaaaatttcagaccaataggtccttgccgtctaaAACCTTAGTTAAGTCACgacgaaatgtctattatgccctcagttctttcttttttttaataaatttattcatttctctctttttttatttattcttttttcttttttttttctttttctttctttttatctcttctccTCCACCCCCTACGAGgaatgatgaagaaacaaacagaaagaaagaaagggaaaaaaaaaaaattccttttccaaaaaataaaataattaattcattataaaaaaaagaactaagggcataatagacatttcaccgCAACTTAACGGAGGTTTTAGatggcaaggacctattggtccgaaattttgaagtacaaggactaaacgtgcgAACTTAGAAGGccagagactgaagtgttttatggtaaaaaactcaaggactaaacagtatttagtccataAATGAAACAATACTCTCGAGACTTTCTTTCAACTTGTACTTTCTCAACTATTACCCCCATAAGATACAATTAAAATCCCGGCAGACAGAATAGAGGTTTAACTGATCGTAATCACTAACCCGACCAAGGCATGGTTT contains these protein-coding regions:
- the LOC112179527 gene encoding protein PAM68, chloroplastic, which gives rise to MAAAISGSWSSKPSPITSQHPSLSSKIGLKPWTLSTKPNYPISRPNQSKNQNYFSSCSTQLNATLKNPRGFGRPPKESKKTTTKKKTEQNNDSGNEDEEDEEDEAEEGIIPEIVTNRMITRMGFTVGLPLFMGLLFFPFFYYLKVGLKIDVPTWVPFIVSFVFFGTALAGVSYGIVSSSWDPMREGSLLGWNEAQKNWPVFWRSLRGGSRKN